Proteins from a single region of Stutzerimonas stutzeri:
- a CDS encoding ferredoxin--NADP reductase: MTASEEKFTRQRLLEVQTLTPNLFTLRTSRDPGFRFSAGQFARLGVRKPSGCIVWRAYSMVSAPHDEFLDFFSIVVPDGEFTSELSRLAVGDELLVDKQAFGFLTLDRFPDGRDLWLLATGTGIAPFLSILQDFEAWQRFERIILVYSVREARELAYQQLIAELPQRDYLDGLGSKLLYLPVVTREQVPGALHGRITTLIESGELERAADLQLVPEHSRIMLCGNPQMIEDTRAVLKARDLNLAMTRRPGQVAVENYW, encoded by the coding sequence ATGACCGCCAGCGAAGAGAAGTTCACCCGCCAGCGCCTGCTCGAGGTGCAGACGCTGACGCCCAACCTGTTCACCCTGCGTACCAGCCGTGATCCCGGCTTTCGCTTCAGTGCCGGGCAGTTCGCCCGCCTCGGCGTGCGCAAACCCAGCGGCTGCATCGTCTGGCGCGCCTATTCGATGGTTTCGGCGCCGCACGACGAGTTTCTCGATTTCTTCTCCATCGTGGTGCCGGACGGCGAATTCACCAGCGAGCTGAGCCGGTTGGCAGTCGGCGACGAGCTGCTGGTGGACAAGCAGGCCTTCGGCTTTCTCACCCTCGATCGCTTTCCCGACGGCCGCGACCTCTGGCTGCTGGCAACAGGCACCGGGATCGCGCCGTTTCTTTCGATCCTGCAGGACTTCGAGGCCTGGCAGCGCTTCGAGCGCATCATTCTCGTCTACAGCGTGCGCGAGGCGCGTGAGCTGGCCTATCAGCAGCTGATCGCCGAACTGCCGCAACGCGACTACCTGGATGGTCTGGGCTCGAAGCTGCTGTACCTGCCGGTGGTGACGCGCGAACAGGTACCCGGTGCGCTGCACGGGCGCATCACCACGCTGATCGAGAGCGGCGAACTGGAGCGCGCCGCCGATCTGCAGCTGGTGCCCGAGCATTCGCGGATCATGCTCTGCGGCAACCCGCAGATGATCGAGGACACCCGAGCGGTGCTGAAAGCGCGTGATTTGAACCTGGCAATGACGCGCAGGCCCGGCCAGGTGGCGGTGGAGAACTATTGGTAG
- a CDS encoding methyltransferase produces the protein MPILDTPYASLDLIRQPEQPNEPLQAFDAADEYLLATLHEQGLPAAARVLILNDSFGALACSLTAHVEVTSSGDSHLAHLALQKNLARNELPAEHVRFVPASEVAQGPFDLVLIRVPKTLALLEEQLIRLHGQLAPGAQVIAAAMIKHLPRAAGDLLEQYIGPVQASLAVKKARLLSATPVDKPAPRSPYPTRYQLEQPKLELLNHANLFCREGLDIGTRAFLPHLPQALGALRVADLGCGNGVLGIVYALGNPQAELTLVDESYMAVQSARENWQAIHGQRPVEIRAGDGLAEQPPASLDLVLCNPPFHQQQVVGDFLAWRMFTQAKTALAKGGELWIVGNRHLGYHLKLKRLFGNAEQVAATPKFVILRSIKA, from the coding sequence ATGCCTATTCTCGACACCCCCTATGCAAGCCTCGACCTGATCCGTCAGCCGGAGCAGCCTAACGAGCCGTTGCAGGCCTTCGACGCCGCCGACGAATACCTGCTCGCCACGCTGCATGAACAGGGTTTGCCGGCTGCCGCGCGCGTGCTGATTCTCAATGACAGCTTCGGCGCCCTAGCCTGCTCGCTGACAGCGCATGTCGAGGTAACCAGCAGCGGCGACTCGCATCTGGCGCACCTGGCGCTGCAGAAGAACCTGGCACGCAACGAGCTGCCGGCCGAGCACGTGCGCTTCGTACCTGCCAGCGAGGTCGCCCAGGGCCCGTTCGATTTGGTGCTGATTCGCGTACCGAAAACCCTTGCCCTGCTGGAAGAGCAGCTGATCCGCCTGCACGGCCAGCTGGCGCCAGGCGCGCAAGTGATCGCCGCGGCGATGATCAAACACCTGCCGCGCGCCGCCGGCGATCTGCTGGAGCAGTACATCGGCCCGGTGCAGGCCTCGCTGGCGGTAAAGAAGGCCCGCCTGCTCAGCGCAACGCCGGTCGATAAACCGGCGCCGCGGTCGCCCTACCCGACCCGCTACCAGCTCGAACAGCCAAAACTGGAGCTGCTCAACCACGCCAACCTGTTCTGTCGCGAAGGGCTGGACATCGGCACCCGCGCCTTTCTGCCACATCTGCCGCAGGCACTCGGTGCGCTGCGCGTCGCCGATCTGGGCTGCGGCAACGGCGTGCTCGGCATCGTCTACGCGCTGGGCAACCCGCAGGCGGAACTGACGCTGGTGGACGAGAGCTACATGGCGGTGCAATCGGCGCGGGAGAACTGGCAAGCAATCCATGGCCAGCGCCCGGTCGAGATTCGCGCCGGCGACGGCCTGGCCGAGCAACCGCCGGCCTCGCTGGATCTGGTGCTGTGCAATCCGCCGTTCCACCAGCAGCAGGTGGTCGGCGATTTCCTCGCCTGGCGCATGTTCACCCAGGCCAAGACGGCACTGGCCAAGGGCGGTGAGCTGTGGATCGTCGGCAATCGCCACCTCGGCTATCACCTCAAGCTCAAGCGCCTGTTCGGCAACGCCGAGCAGGTGGCCGCCACACCGAAGTTCGTCATTCTGCGGTCGATCAAGGCATGA
- a CDS encoding MerR family transcriptional regulator — protein MSEAPVRLSIRQFAARTGLSADTLRYYEKIGLLRHVARDASGFRVYGPRDLEWIGFILRLKDTGMALDDIIRYADLRECGDTTLAARQALLEEHAARLQERIQRDHEHLDALRAKIALYRQQTSA, from the coding sequence ATGAGCGAGGCGCCGGTCCGCCTGAGCATCCGGCAGTTCGCCGCGCGTACCGGCCTGTCCGCCGACACGCTGCGTTATTACGAAAAGATCGGTCTGCTACGGCATGTCGCTCGGGACGCCAGCGGCTTTCGCGTCTACGGCCCGCGCGACCTGGAGTGGATCGGCTTCATCCTGCGCTTGAAAGACACCGGCATGGCGCTGGACGACATCATCCGCTACGCCGATCTGCGCGAATGCGGCGATACCACGCTGGCGGCGCGCCAGGCGCTGCTCGAGGAACATGCGGCCAGGCTGCAGGAGCGCATCCAACGCGACCATGAGCATCTCGATGCGTTGCGGGCAAAGATCGCGCTGTATCGCCAACAAACTTCCGCTTGA
- a CDS encoding carboxymuconolactone decarboxylase family protein, which translates to MSASTRYTDGLAKLEEIDGEAGRKVIDSLQAIAPDLARYVIEFPFGDIYQRPGLDLPQRELATVAALTALGHCQPQLAVHVHGALNVGCTPEQIVEVVIQMAVYAGFPAALNGMQTVKAVFVERDLLPDA; encoded by the coding sequence ATGTCTGCATCGACCCGCTACACAGACGGCCTGGCCAAGCTCGAGGAAATTGACGGCGAAGCCGGGCGCAAGGTCATCGACAGCCTGCAAGCCATTGCGCCGGACTTGGCGCGCTACGTGATCGAATTTCCTTTCGGCGACATCTACCAGCGCCCCGGCCTCGACCTCCCGCAGCGGGAGCTGGCGACCGTGGCGGCGCTTACCGCGCTCGGCCACTGCCAACCGCAGTTGGCGGTGCATGTTCACGGCGCGCTCAATGTCGGCTGCACGCCGGAACAGATCGTCGAGGTGGTCATTCAAATGGCCGTATACGCCGGCTTCCCGGCCGCGCTCAACGGCATGCAGACGGTTAAGGCGGTGTTTGTCGAACGAGACCTTTTGCCGGATGCGTGA
- a CDS encoding xanthine dehydrogenase family protein molybdopterin-binding subunit, whose protein sequence is MNSANSPLGKPLDRVDGPLKVTGKACYAAEAEVPGLLYGAVVSSSIARGRITRIDASAAEALPGVRLVLTHQNRPPVASYDEPYEDDDAADGSPFRPLYNDRVLYSGQPLALVVAETQALARHAASLVRIEYDVEAHQTDLQAVRDQAHDAPAELPEPRGDFDSAFSAAANRIDREYETPVEHHNPMEPHASTVQYQPGGELLIHDKTQGVQNCQRYLEQVFDMEGKIRVLAPFVGGAFGSGLRPQYQLPLAVMAALKLKAAVRVELTRQQMFTFGYRPRTVQQLKLAADGEGRLRAIEHRAIGQTSRFEDFTEHEVEWSGMLYACDNVRFGYRLVPLDVYTPLDMRAPGATIGVYALECAMDELAHEVGIDPLELRLRNYTDINGNEGKRYSSKELRACYQQGAERFGWSRRPAQPRSLRVGHQLVGMGMATGVWEAMQMPASARACLDADGRLLVTSATADIGTGTYTAMTQIAADAMGLSMQDVEFRLGDSSLPQAPLEGGSATVSSVGSAVQRACEGLRQKLLDAVQQSPASPFTGANLETVEFVDGELRLKSGEHAVALCDIVQVSGALEAEASVKPDEKRDAWATGTHSAVFVEVRVDEDLGTIKVSRVVSAIAAGRIVNPKTAGNQIVGGVVWGIGQALHEETLIDHRLGRYMNHNLAEYHIPVNADIPEIDVIFVEEHDEIVNDLGSKGVGEIGIVGVAAAVANAIYNATGKRVRDLPITLDKVL, encoded by the coding sequence ATGAACAGCGCCAACTCTCCACTGGGCAAGCCGCTGGACCGTGTCGACGGTCCGCTCAAGGTCACCGGCAAGGCGTGTTACGCCGCTGAGGCCGAGGTGCCGGGGTTGCTCTACGGCGCCGTGGTCTCCAGCAGCATCGCCCGCGGCCGGATCACGCGTATCGATGCCTCCGCAGCCGAAGCGTTGCCCGGCGTGCGGCTGGTGCTGACCCACCAGAACCGCCCGCCTGTCGCCAGCTACGACGAGCCCTACGAAGACGACGATGCCGCCGACGGCTCGCCGTTCCGACCGCTGTACAACGACCGTGTGCTCTACAGTGGCCAGCCACTGGCGCTGGTCGTCGCCGAGACCCAGGCGCTGGCGCGCCACGCCGCGAGCCTGGTGCGCATCGAATACGACGTCGAGGCGCACCAGACCGATCTGCAGGCCGTGCGCGACCAGGCCCACGATGCGCCTGCCGAGCTGCCCGAGCCGCGTGGTGATTTCGACTCGGCGTTCTCGGCGGCGGCAAATCGCATCGACCGTGAGTACGAAACCCCGGTGGAACACCACAACCCCATGGAGCCGCATGCTTCCACCGTCCAGTACCAGCCGGGCGGGGAGCTGCTGATTCACGACAAGACCCAGGGCGTGCAGAACTGCCAACGCTACCTGGAACAGGTCTTCGACATGGAGGGCAAAATCCGCGTGCTCGCGCCCTTTGTCGGTGGTGCTTTCGGCTCCGGCCTGCGTCCGCAGTACCAGCTGCCGCTGGCGGTGATGGCGGCGCTCAAGCTCAAGGCCGCGGTGCGCGTCGAGCTGACCCGCCAGCAAATGTTCACCTTCGGTTATCGCCCACGGACCGTCCAGCAGCTCAAGCTCGCGGCCGATGGCGAGGGGCGGTTGCGGGCGATCGAGCACAGGGCCATCGGCCAGACCTCGCGTTTCGAGGACTTCACCGAGCATGAGGTGGAGTGGTCCGGCATGCTCTACGCCTGCGACAACGTGCGTTTCGGCTACCGCCTGGTGCCGCTGGACGTCTATACCCCGCTGGATATGCGCGCCCCGGGCGCGACCATCGGCGTCTATGCGCTGGAGTGCGCGATGGACGAGCTGGCCCATGAAGTCGGTATCGACCCGCTGGAGTTGCGCCTGCGCAACTACACCGACATCAACGGTAACGAGGGCAAGCGCTATTCCAGCAAGGAGCTGCGTGCCTGCTACCAGCAGGGCGCCGAGCGCTTTGGCTGGTCGCGGCGCCCGGCGCAGCCACGCAGCCTGCGCGTCGGTCATCAGCTGGTCGGCATGGGCATGGCCACTGGCGTCTGGGAAGCGATGCAGATGCCGGCCAGTGCCCGCGCTTGCCTCGATGCCGACGGCAGGCTTTTGGTGACCAGCGCCACCGCCGATATCGGCACCGGCACCTATACCGCGATGACGCAGATCGCCGCCGATGCCATGGGCCTGTCTATGCAGGACGTAGAGTTCCGCCTCGGTGATTCCAGCCTGCCGCAGGCGCCGTTGGAAGGTGGCTCGGCCACCGTGTCCTCGGTCGGTAGTGCGGTGCAACGGGCCTGCGAAGGCCTGCGGCAGAAGCTGCTGGATGCCGTGCAGCAGTCGCCGGCCTCACCCTTTACCGGGGCGAATCTGGAGACGGTGGAGTTCGTCGATGGCGAACTGCGGCTGAAATCCGGCGAGCATGCCGTGGCGCTGTGCGACATCGTCCAGGTCAGCGGCGCGTTGGAGGCCGAAGCCAGCGTCAAACCCGACGAGAAGCGCGATGCCTGGGCGACGGGAACCCATTCGGCGGTGTTCGTCGAAGTGCGCGTCGACGAGGACCTCGGCACCATCAAGGTCAGCCGCGTGGTCAGCGCGATTGCCGCGGGCCGCATCGTTAACCCGAAGACCGCCGGCAACCAGATCGTCGGCGGCGTGGTCTGGGGCATCGGCCAGGCGCTGCACGAGGAGACGCTGATCGACCACCGGCTCGGCCGCTACATGAACCACAACCTTGCCGAGTACCACATCCCGGTGAACGCGGACATTCCGGAGATTGACGTGATCTTCGTCGAGGAACACGACGAGATCGTCAACGACCTGGGGTCCAAAGGCGTGGGCGAGATCGGCATTGTCGGCGTGGCGGCGGCGGTGGCCAATGCGATCTACAACGCGACGGGCAAGCGGGTGCGGGATCTGCCGATTACCTTGGACAAGGTGCTGTAA
- a CDS encoding FAD binding domain-containing protein, translating to MTPFSYQRPERIDQAIALHGPQSRYIAGGTNLLDLMKENVLQPGQLIDINGLPLREIEQTAEGGLRIGALVSNADLAWHPQIEQRYPLLSKAILAGASPQLRNMASTGGNLLQRTRCYYFYDTATPCNKREPGSGCGARDGRNRIHAILGASEHCVAVHPSDMCVALAALDARVHIEGPHGQRRVDLVDFHRLPGDQPQQDNVLTEGELITAIELPVEGFASHCAYLKVRDRASYAFALVSVAAALEMDGDVIRRGRIALGGVAHKPWRLEEAEELLGGKRAEPDCFAAAADCLLQGAQPLADNAFKLDLARRAIVRALTEAAGGTVR from the coding sequence ATGACGCCGTTCAGCTATCAGCGCCCCGAACGCATCGACCAGGCCATCGCCCTGCACGGGCCGCAGAGCCGCTACATCGCCGGCGGCACCAACCTGCTCGACCTGATGAAAGAGAATGTGCTGCAGCCGGGCCAGCTCATCGACATCAACGGCCTGCCGCTGCGCGAGATCGAGCAGACCGCCGAAGGCGGCCTGCGCATCGGTGCGCTGGTGAGCAACGCCGACCTGGCCTGGCACCCGCAGATCGAACAGCGCTATCCGCTGCTGAGCAAGGCGATTCTCGCCGGGGCATCGCCGCAGCTGCGCAACATGGCCAGCACCGGCGGCAACCTGCTGCAGCGCACCCGTTGCTACTACTTCTATGACACCGCCACGCCCTGCAACAAACGCGAGCCGGGCTCCGGTTGCGGCGCACGCGACGGGCGCAACCGCATCCACGCCATCCTCGGTGCCAGCGAACACTGCGTCGCCGTGCATCCGTCGGACATGTGCGTGGCGCTGGCGGCGCTGGACGCGCGGGTGCACATCGAAGGGCCGCATGGCCAGCGACGCGTCGACCTGGTGGACTTCCACCGCCTGCCCGGCGACCAGCCGCAGCAGGACAACGTGCTCACCGAGGGTGAGCTGATCACCGCCATCGAGCTGCCGGTGGAAGGTTTTGCCAGCCACTGCGCCTATCTCAAGGTGCGCGACCGCGCCTCCTATGCCTTCGCTCTGGTGTCCGTTGCTGCGGCGCTGGAGATGGATGGCGACGTCATCCGCCGCGGGCGTATCGCGCTCGGTGGTGTGGCGCACAAACCCTGGCGCCTGGAAGAAGCCGAAGAACTGCTCGGCGGCAAGCGTGCCGAACCAGATTGCTTCGCCGCCGCGGCTGATTGCCTGCTGCAAGGCGCGCAGCCACTCGCCGACAACGCTTTCAAGCTCGACCTGGCTCGGCGCGCCATCGTGCGTGCACTGACCGAAGCCGCCGGAGGAACCGTCCGATGA
- a CDS encoding (2Fe-2S)-binding protein, translating to MSENSSAAGQTCTISLELNGERRELQVQPWTTLLDLLRDQLGLTGTKKGCDHGQCGACTVLLDGRRINSCLTLAVMHDGASLTTVEGLASDATLHPLQAAFVKHDAFQCGYCTPGQICSAAGLAAENRASSRDEIREHMSGNLCRCGAYPNILAAIEDALPTLRGQEGAQ from the coding sequence ATGAGCGAAAATTCTTCAGCCGCAGGCCAAACCTGCACCATCAGCCTGGAGCTGAACGGCGAACGCCGTGAGCTCCAGGTGCAACCCTGGACCACCTTGCTCGACCTGCTGCGCGACCAGCTCGGCCTGACCGGCACCAAGAAAGGCTGCGATCACGGCCAGTGCGGTGCCTGCACGGTGCTGCTCGACGGCCGGCGCATCAACAGCTGCCTGACCCTGGCGGTGATGCACGACGGCGCGAGCCTGACCACCGTCGAAGGTCTGGCCAGCGATGCGACGCTGCATCCGCTGCAGGCTGCGTTCGTCAAGCACGATGCCTTCCAGTGCGGCTACTGCACGCCGGGGCAGATCTGCTCGGCCGCCGGGCTCGCGGCGGAGAACCGTGCCAGCAGCCGCGATGAGATTCGCGAACACATGAGCGGCAACCTCTGCCGCTGCGGCGCGTATCCCAACATCCTCGCCGCCATCGAGGACGCACTGCCGACGCTGCGCGGCCAGGAGGGTGCGCAATGA
- a CDS encoding nucleotidyltransferase family protein — MPEQGVCAIVLAAGQGSRYRAAGGADKLLAPSLAAACSPPVLAATLANLRGVAERLLVVTRADNLPLRDWLSANAADCEVLALESRGLGHSLAQAVAQAPAGRGWLVALADMPYVQPRTLHEIAAAIREDNLVVPTYDGRPGHPRGIGSAHRDALLQLDGDRGAQVLFAAHAVLELALNDPGVLQDIDHPADHRPH, encoded by the coding sequence GTGCCTGAGCAGGGCGTTTGCGCGATCGTCCTCGCCGCCGGGCAGGGCAGTCGTTACCGCGCGGCCGGTGGCGCGGACAAGCTGCTGGCACCCAGCCTGGCTGCTGCGTGTTCGCCGCCAGTGCTGGCGGCCACGCTGGCGAACCTTCGCGGTGTCGCCGAGCGGCTGCTGGTGGTGACCCGTGCGGACAATCTGCCTCTGCGCGACTGGCTGAGCGCCAACGCTGCCGACTGCGAGGTGCTTGCGCTGGAATCCCGCGGGCTCGGCCACAGCCTTGCGCAGGCCGTGGCCCAGGCGCCGGCAGGACGTGGCTGGCTGGTGGCGCTGGCCGATATGCCCTATGTGCAGCCGCGGACCCTGCACGAGATCGCGGCGGCAATCCGCGAAGACAACCTGGTCGTGCCGACCTATGACGGCCGCCCCGGCCATCCGCGCGGCATCGGCAGCGCCCATCGCGATGCGCTGCTGCAGCTGGATGGTGATCGCGGTGCCCAGGTGCTTTTCGCGGCGCACGCGGTACTGGAGCTCGCCCTGAACGATCCCGGCGTGCTGCAGGACATCGACCATCCGGCCGATCACAGGCCTCACTAA
- a CDS encoding XdhC family protein, which produces MDGVDLAVLRRARDWLRDGHSVVLYTALETWGSAPRPVGSLLALRGDGRVEGSVSGGCVEDDLLARVMADEPPSTCQLITYGVSKEESARFGLPCGGTLRLLQEPLRGAGWIDELLRRCVGHERLLRCVDIASGDVTLQTAGRDAALQFDGHTLRAPFGPAWRLLMIGAGQLSRYVADLAHGLGFEVLICDPREGYAHDWDAAAVRFVPGMPDDAVLAIEPDAHTAIVALTHDPRLDDMALLTALQSDAFYVGALGSRVNSEKRKARLLSLGLGERQVQRLHGPIGLPIGSRTPAEIALSLMAEVVALKNGAQVSLALPEQRCA; this is translated from the coding sequence ATGGACGGTGTCGATCTGGCGGTACTGCGGCGCGCCCGCGACTGGTTGCGTGACGGCCATTCCGTGGTGCTATACACGGCGCTGGAGACTTGGGGCAGCGCGCCGCGCCCGGTGGGTTCGTTGCTGGCGCTACGCGGCGATGGGCGAGTGGAGGGCTCGGTGTCCGGCGGCTGTGTCGAGGACGATCTGCTCGCCCGGGTCATGGCCGACGAGCCACCGTCTACCTGCCAGCTGATCACCTATGGCGTGAGCAAGGAAGAATCCGCGCGGTTCGGCTTGCCCTGCGGCGGCACCCTGCGCCTGCTGCAGGAGCCGTTGCGCGGTGCCGGCTGGATCGACGAGCTGCTGCGGCGTTGCGTCGGGCATGAACGGCTGCTGCGCTGCGTGGATATCGCCAGTGGTGACGTAACGCTGCAAACCGCCGGCCGCGACGCCGCGCTGCAGTTCGATGGGCACACCCTGCGCGCCCCGTTCGGCCCGGCCTGGCGCCTGCTGATGATCGGCGCCGGGCAGCTGTCGCGTTATGTCGCCGACCTGGCACATGGCCTCGGCTTCGAAGTACTGATCTGCGACCCGCGCGAAGGTTATGCCCATGACTGGGATGCGGCCGCCGTGCGCTTCGTGCCCGGCATGCCGGATGATGCCGTGCTGGCCATCGAGCCGGATGCGCACACCGCCATCGTCGCGCTGACCCACGACCCGCGGCTGGACGACATGGCACTGCTTACCGCGCTGCAATCGGACGCTTTCTACGTCGGCGCGTTGGGCTCGCGGGTCAATAGCGAGAAGCGAAAGGCGCGCCTGCTCTCGCTGGGCCTCGGCGAGCGGCAGGTGCAGCGGTTGCATGGCCCCATCGGGTTGCCCATTGGCAGTCGTACGCCGGCGGAAATCGCGCTGTCCTTGATGGCCGAGGTGGTGGCGCTGAAGAACGGCGCGCAGGTTAGCCTGGCGCTGCCGGAACAGCGCTGTGCCTGA
- a CDS encoding DJ-1 family glyoxalase III, with product MSKRVLIPIADGSEDLEAVTLIDVLRRAEFEVLVASAEERRMLTCARGTRITADAMLLDVLAQDFDLIVLPGGMPGAKTLGELEPLAERVRQQARAGLDYAAICAAPAVALHPYGVLKGRQVTCYPGMSDNLTGTHFLDQPVVVDGNCITSQGPATALEFALTLVERLAGRAKRREVADAMLVPATN from the coding sequence ATGAGCAAACGAGTCCTGATTCCGATCGCCGACGGTTCCGAAGACCTGGAAGCCGTCACCCTGATCGACGTGCTGCGCCGCGCCGAGTTCGAAGTGCTGGTCGCCAGCGCCGAGGAGCGGCGCATGCTGACCTGTGCGCGGGGCACCCGGATCACTGCCGACGCCATGCTGCTGGACGTGCTCGCGCAGGACTTCGACCTGATCGTGCTGCCCGGTGGCATGCCCGGGGCGAAAACCCTTGGCGAGCTGGAGCCGCTGGCCGAGCGCGTGCGCCAGCAGGCCCGCGCCGGGCTCGATTATGCGGCGATCTGCGCCGCACCGGCGGTCGCGCTGCATCCCTACGGCGTGCTCAAGGGCCGCCAGGTGACCTGCTATCCGGGCATGAGCGACAACCTCACCGGCACGCATTTCCTCGACCAGCCGGTGGTGGTGGACGGCAACTGCATCACCAGTCAGGGCCCGGCGACCGCCCTGGAGTTCGCCCTGACCCTGGTGGAGCGCCTGGCCGGACGGGCCAAGCGGCGCGAGGTGGCCGACGCCATGCTGGTGCCGGCAACGAACTAA
- a CDS encoding NCS2 family permease → MLEKLFQLKAHNTTLRTEVLAGITTFLTMAYILFVNPSILAETGMDHGAVFVATCLAAAIGSAIMGLVANYPIALAPGMGLNAFFTYTVVLTMGYTWQTALGAVFLSGVIFFGLSIFKIREWIIHSIPLALRAGIAAGIGLFLAIIALKNAGIVVDNPATLVGLGDLSAGGPLLACLGFFLIAALAYRKVTGAVMIGILVVTGLSILLGLSQLNGVVSMPPSLAPTFMQLDIMGALDIGLISVIFAFLFVDLFDTSGTLIGVAQKADLLDKNGKMPRLGRALLADSTATMAGAALGTSTTTSYIESAAGTAAGGRTGLTACVVALLFLLSLFFAPLAGAIPAYATAPALLFVAVLMMSSLAGIDWDDLTVAAPVVVAALAMPLTFSIANGIAFGFIAWTAIKLLAGRWRELSPAMWILSALFVVKLGWFAG, encoded by the coding sequence ATGCTGGAAAAGCTATTTCAACTCAAGGCGCACAACACCACGCTGCGCACCGAGGTCCTGGCCGGTATCACCACCTTCCTGACGATGGCCTACATCCTCTTCGTCAACCCGAGCATCCTCGCCGAAACCGGCATGGATCACGGTGCGGTGTTCGTCGCCACCTGCCTGGCCGCGGCCATCGGCTCGGCGATCATGGGGCTGGTTGCCAACTACCCCATCGCGCTGGCACCGGGCATGGGCCTGAACGCCTTCTTCACCTACACCGTCGTGCTGACCATGGGTTACACCTGGCAGACCGCACTGGGTGCGGTGTTCCTCTCGGGCGTGATCTTCTTCGGCCTGTCGATCTTCAAGATCCGCGAGTGGATCATCCACAGCATTCCGCTGGCCCTGCGCGCCGGCATTGCCGCGGGTATCGGCCTGTTCCTGGCGATCATCGCGCTGAAGAACGCCGGCATCGTCGTCGATAACCCGGCCACCCTGGTCGGCCTCGGCGACCTCAGCGCTGGCGGCCCGCTGCTGGCCTGCCTGGGCTTTTTCCTGATCGCCGCGCTGGCTTACCGCAAGGTCACCGGCGCGGTGATGATCGGCATTCTGGTGGTCACCGGCCTGTCGATCCTGCTCGGCCTGTCGCAGCTCAACGGTGTGGTATCGATGCCACCGTCGCTGGCACCGACCTTCATGCAGCTGGACATCATGGGCGCGCTGGATATCGGCCTGATCAGCGTGATCTTCGCCTTTCTCTTCGTCGACCTGTTCGACACTTCCGGCACCCTGATCGGTGTGGCGCAGAAAGCCGATCTGCTGGATAAGAACGGCAAGATGCCGCGCCTGGGCCGCGCCCTGCTGGCCGACAGCACCGCGACCATGGCCGGCGCCGCGCTGGGCACCTCCACCACCACCAGCTACATCGAATCCGCCGCCGGTACCGCCGCCGGTGGCCGCACCGGCCTGACCGCCTGCGTGGTCGCGCTGCTGTTCCTGCTCAGCCTGTTCTTCGCCCCGCTGGCCGGCGCCATACCGGCCTACGCCACCGCACCGGCGTTGCTGTTCGTCGCCGTGCTGATGATGAGCAGCCTCGCCGGCATCGACTGGGACGACCTCACCGTCGCCGCGCCCGTCGTGGTTGCCGCGCTGGCCATGCCGCTGACTTTCTCCATCGCCAACGGCATTGCCTTTGGCTTCATCGCCTGGACCGCCATCAAGCTGCTGGCCGGCCGCTGGCGCGAGCTGAGCCCGGCGATGTGGATTCTCTCGGCGCTGTTCGTGGTCAAGCTGGGCTGGTTCGCCGGCTGA